One segment of Ureibacillus thermophilus DNA contains the following:
- the cdaA gene encoding diadenylate cyclase CdaA — translation MDIIEQFTDLTPVNIIFSLLDVILVWYVIYKILTLIRGTKAVQLLKGLFVIIIARIATEVFGLDTLGWMLQEVIDWGFLAIIIIFTPEIRRALEQIGRGRLFQRSVNQLEDEQARLTESMKKAVSYMAKRRIGALISIEKETGLNEYIETGIRLDANISSELIINTFIPNTPLHDGAMIIQKNRIAAAACYLPLSESTLISKELGTRHRAALGLSEVTDAIVVVVSEETGSISIAVNGNLHRNLSLENFESLLKTLWFGPEGELEASSKWTWRGKKHG, via the coding sequence ATGGATATAATTGAGCAATTTACAGATTTGACACCTGTAAATATCATTTTTAGCTTATTAGACGTAATACTCGTATGGTATGTGATATATAAAATATTAACCCTTATCAGGGGGACAAAAGCGGTTCAGTTATTAAAGGGACTATTTGTTATTATTATTGCCCGCATTGCCACTGAAGTGTTCGGTTTGGATACTTTAGGCTGGATGCTGCAAGAAGTTATTGATTGGGGATTTCTGGCTATCATTATTATCTTTACTCCGGAAATCCGTAGAGCCCTTGAGCAAATTGGACGAGGCAGACTTTTTCAACGTTCAGTCAATCAACTAGAAGATGAACAAGCACGATTAACTGAATCCATGAAAAAAGCGGTCAGCTACATGGCTAAAAGACGGATTGGCGCATTAATTTCCATTGAAAAAGAAACAGGTTTAAATGAATATATAGAAACCGGCATCCGACTTGATGCAAACATTTCTTCTGAATTAATTATCAATACATTTATTCCAAACACCCCACTTCATGATGGAGCGATGATTATACAAAAAAACCGTATTGCCGCAGCTGCTTGTTACTTGCCTCTATCTGAAAGCACTTTGATTTCTAAAGAGCTGGGGACAAGGCATAGAGCTGCGCTAGGATTAAGTGAAGTGACAGATGCCATCGTAGTGGTTGTGTCAGAAGAAACCGGCTCGATCAGCATTGCAGTCAATGGAAATTTACATAGAAATCTCTCTTTAGAGAATTTCGAATCGCTGCTGAAAACATTATGGTTTGGCCCCGAAGGTGAATTAGAAGCGTCCTCTAAGTGGACTTGGAGGGGGAAAAAACATGGATAA
- a CDS encoding CdaR family protein, whose product MDKFFDNIWALRAIAFILAILLFFYVKAELTDKTETTTSNNHVDIITDVPLEAYYDSENFIVTGLPETVDVTIEGPMQLVLQTKFKKDFKVFVDLNSLLIGEHRVTIQHENFSDKLKVTINPQVVDVVIEEKVTKEFKVDPEINNQLFADGYVLKSMKAEPSKVAVTGAKSVIENISYVKATVSAEKGINESFTQEANVKVLDNNLNKLDVMINPDKVNVTVEVSEYSKTVPIVLKQTGSPPAGVTVNQLETDTKSVEVFGPKSVVDSIKSLELEFDVSQVERSGNYDVNLKVPKGATKLGTEKITVRVNVTKTNQSESGVDETTNAEQNSHE is encoded by the coding sequence ATGGATAAATTTTTTGATAATATATGGGCGTTAAGAGCAATAGCTTTCATTTTAGCAATCCTCCTTTTCTTTTATGTCAAAGCAGAATTAACGGACAAAACTGAGACAACCACATCCAATAATCATGTTGATATTATTACAGATGTCCCTCTTGAAGCCTATTACGATTCAGAAAATTTCATTGTGACGGGGCTGCCAGAAACGGTGGATGTAACCATTGAAGGCCCAATGCAACTTGTATTGCAAACCAAATTTAAAAAAGACTTTAAAGTATTTGTAGACTTAAATTCATTGTTAATCGGGGAACATCGGGTGACAATCCAGCATGAAAACTTTTCAGATAAATTAAAAGTGACAATTAATCCACAAGTAGTGGATGTTGTCATTGAAGAAAAAGTGACGAAGGAATTTAAAGTAGATCCAGAAATCAATAATCAGTTATTTGCTGATGGCTATGTGTTAAAATCAATGAAGGCTGAACCGAGCAAAGTGGCTGTGACCGGTGCTAAAAGTGTTATTGAAAATATCAGCTATGTAAAAGCTACGGTTTCAGCTGAAAAAGGAATCAATGAATCCTTTACCCAAGAGGCAAATGTGAAAGTTCTGGATAATAATCTGAATAAACTAGACGTGATGATTAACCCAGACAAAGTCAATGTAACTGTGGAAGTGAGTGAATATAGTAAAACAGTACCAATTGTATTAAAGCAAACAGGATCACCACCAGCAGGAGTTACCGTCAATCAATTAGAAACCGATACAAAATCGGTTGAAGTGTTTGGTCCAAAATCAGTCGTTGATTCCATTAAATCGTTAGAATTAGAATTTGACGTATCACAGGTGGAACGTTCAGGAAATTATGATGTGAACTTAAAAGTACCTAAAGGAGCTACTAAATTAGGTACAGAAAAAATTACAGTACGTGTAAATGTAACAAAAACGAATCAATCTGAATCAGGTGTTGACGAAACAACGAATGCAGAGCAAAATAGCCATGAGTAA
- the glmM gene encoding phosphoglucosamine mutase yields MGKYFGTDGVRGVANTELSPELAFKIGRAGGYVLTKNAKERPKVIVGRDTRISGHMLEGALVAGLLSIGVEVMRLGVISTPGVAYLTRVMNANAGVMISASHNPVQDNGIKIFGPDGFKLTDEQEEEIEKLLESEQDTLPRPIGAELGSVSDYFEGGQKYISYLKQTVDVDFEGIHVALDCANGATSSLATHLFADLEADISTMGASPDGLNINDGVGSTHPEKLAQFVLEREADVGLAFDGDGDRLIAVDEKGNIIDGDQIMFIIGKYLNSRGLLKKNTVVSTVMSNMGFYKALEENGMTSVQTPVGDRYVVEEMRKNDYNLGGEQSGHIVFLDYNTTGDGMLTAIQLVSIMKLTGKPLSELASEMKVYPQRLVNVRVADKHKVKENPKVQEAIKEVENVLGTNGRVLVRPSGTEPLVRVMVEAPTEEECESYANRIAEVVKKELGLAE; encoded by the coding sequence ATGGGAAAATATTTTGGAACAGACGGCGTACGTGGAGTTGCAAATACAGAACTTTCGCCGGAACTTGCATTTAAGATTGGACGCGCGGGGGGATATGTTTTAACAAAAAACGCAAAAGAAAGACCAAAAGTCATTGTTGGTAGAGATACGAGAATTTCCGGCCATATGTTGGAAGGAGCATTAGTAGCTGGATTGCTTTCGATTGGTGTAGAGGTAATGAGATTGGGTGTAATTAGCACACCTGGAGTTGCTTATTTAACGCGTGTCATGAATGCAAATGCGGGGGTTATGATATCTGCATCCCACAATCCGGTTCAAGATAACGGAATTAAAATTTTCGGGCCAGATGGTTTTAAATTAACTGATGAACAAGAAGAAGAAATTGAAAAATTGCTTGAATCAGAACAAGATACACTTCCTAGGCCTATTGGTGCTGAATTAGGTTCAGTAAGCGATTATTTTGAAGGCGGCCAAAAATATATTTCGTATTTAAAACAAACAGTGGATGTTGATTTTGAGGGCATTCATGTGGCCCTTGACTGCGCAAACGGAGCAACATCTTCTTTGGCAACCCATTTATTTGCTGATCTAGAGGCGGATATTTCCACAATGGGTGCTTCACCTGACGGATTAAATATTAATGATGGGGTAGGTTCAACCCATCCAGAAAAGCTAGCGCAATTTGTTTTAGAACGGGAAGCGGATGTAGGATTGGCTTTTGACGGCGATGGAGACCGCTTAATTGCTGTCGATGAAAAAGGAAATATTATTGATGGCGACCAAATCATGTTTATCATCGGCAAATATTTAAACAGCAGAGGGCTTTTAAAGAAAAATACCGTTGTTTCAACTGTTATGAGCAACATGGGATTCTATAAAGCGCTAGAAGAAAACGGAATGACGAGCGTACAAACGCCGGTTGGAGACCGGTATGTCGTTGAGGAAATGAGAAAAAATGATTACAACTTAGGCGGCGAACAATCCGGCCACATCGTTTTCCTTGACTACAATACAACGGGTGACGGTATGCTGACAGCGATTCAATTAGTGAGCATTATGAAATTGACTGGAAAACCGTTATCCGAACTAGCATCAGAAATGAAAGTGTATCCTCAGCGCTTAGTCAATGTTCGGGTAGCAGATAAACATAAAGTAAAAGAAAATCCAAAAGTACAAGAGGCCATTAAAGAAGTGGAAAACGTACTTGGCACGAATGGCCGTGTGTTAGTTCGCCCTTCTGGTACGGAACCATTAGTCCGAGTAATGGTAGAGGCGCCGACAGAAGAAGAATGTGAAAGCTACGCAAACCGCATCGCAGAAGTGGTTAAAAAAGAATTAGGTTTAGCTGAATAA
- a CDS encoding type 1 glutamine amidotransferase domain-containing protein, with amino-acid sequence MAKVATLITDLFEDVEFTSPKEALENAGHTIVTIDKEGNKTVKGKRGAKVDIDYGIEEVNPDDFDALFIPGGFSPDLLRDDDRIVDFVKAFMKANKFVFAICHGPQLLISARELEGRDVTGYKSIRVDLENAGAKFHDEPVVVCRNQLVTSRTPDDLPEFNREIVNLLKEKEFQE; translated from the coding sequence ATGGCAAAAGTTGCAACGCTAATTACCGATTTGTTTGAAGATGTCGAATTTACAAGTCCTAAAGAAGCTTTAGAAAATGCTGGTCATACCATTGTGACCATTGATAAAGAAGGCAACAAAACAGTAAAAGGAAAAAGGGGAGCCAAAGTAGATATTGATTATGGCATTGAAGAAGTAAATCCGGATGATTTTGATGCTTTGTTCATCCCCGGCGGATTTTCACCGGACCTTTTGCGAGATGATGACCGCATCGTAGATTTTGTAAAAGCATTTATGAAAGCCAATAAATTTGTATTTGCCATTTGCCACGGGCCGCAGCTTTTAATTTCCGCAAGAGAATTGGAAGGACGTGACGTGACAGGCTATAAATCCATTCGAGTGGATTTAGAAAATGCCGGTGCCAAATTCCATGATGAACCGGTTGTAGTTTGCAGAAATCAATTAGTCACAAGCAGAACACCAGATGATTTGCCTGAATTTAATAGGGAAATCGTCAATTTATTAAAAGAGAAAGAGTTTCAGGAATAA
- the glmS gene encoding glutamine--fructose-6-phosphate transaminase (isomerizing) — translation MCGIVGFNGSLDAKEILIRGLEKLEYRGYDSAGIALLNENGVTVFKDKGRIAHLREIVDDQVEGTIGIGHTRWATHGEPNQVNAHPHQSASGRFTIVHNGVIENYYLLQREYLKDVPMKSDTDTEVIVQLVELFVNEGLSTEEAFRKAISLLHGSYAIALLDKEDLDTIYVAKNRSPLLIGVGEGFNVVASDALAMLQVTNQFIEIHDEEIVLVHKDKVEISTLDGQKIERNPYTVELDASDAEKGTYPHYMLKEMDEQPGVVRKIIQQYTNDAGELIVDEAILTALKNADRLYIIAAGTSYHAGLVGKQYFEKLACIPVEVHISSEFGYNIPLLSEKPLFIFISQSGETADSRQVLVKVKKMGHPTLTITNVAGSTLSREADYTLLLHAGPEIAVASTKAYIAQLAVLAIAAYVTGKSKGNQIDFDLKTELAIAANAIQSIVDSKEELHKISKEYLETTRNAFFIGRNIDYYVSLEGALKLKEISYIQAEGFAGGELKHGTIALIEKGTPVFALVTQEPVALNIRGNVKEVVTRGANACVISMEGLDEHDDRLVIPKVHQLLTPMVSVVPLQFISYYAALDRGCDVDKPRNLAKSVTVE, via the coding sequence ATGTGTGGAATTGTCGGATTTAATGGCAGTTTAGATGCCAAAGAAATCTTAATTAGAGGACTAGAAAAATTAGAATACCGCGGCTATGATTCAGCAGGGATTGCTCTTTTAAATGAAAATGGCGTTACAGTTTTTAAAGATAAAGGCAGAATAGCTCACTTGCGTGAAATCGTGGATGATCAAGTTGAGGGAACTATCGGCATTGGCCATACGCGTTGGGCGACTCACGGTGAACCAAATCAAGTCAATGCTCATCCCCATCAAAGCGCATCTGGCAGATTTACGATTGTTCACAACGGGGTTATCGAAAACTATTACTTGCTTCAAAGAGAATATTTAAAAGATGTTCCAATGAAATCTGATACGGATACAGAAGTAATTGTTCAGCTTGTTGAATTATTTGTTAATGAAGGATTGTCCACAGAAGAAGCTTTCCGTAAAGCAATCTCACTATTACATGGTTCTTATGCCATTGCCCTTTTAGATAAAGAAGATTTGGATACAATTTATGTGGCGAAAAACAGATCTCCTTTACTTATCGGCGTGGGAGAAGGATTTAACGTTGTTGCTTCCGATGCATTAGCGATGCTGCAAGTGACAAATCAATTTATTGAAATCCATGATGAAGAAATTGTGCTTGTGCATAAAGACAAAGTAGAAATTTCTACTTTAGATGGCCAAAAAATTGAACGCAATCCATATACAGTCGAGCTTGATGCAAGCGATGCCGAAAAAGGAACATATCCTCATTACATGCTGAAAGAAATGGATGAACAACCTGGTGTCGTTCGAAAAATTATTCAACAATACACGAATGATGCTGGCGAATTGATCGTTGATGAAGCAATATTAACGGCATTGAAAAATGCAGATCGACTCTATATTATTGCAGCGGGCACGAGCTATCATGCAGGGCTTGTTGGGAAACAATATTTTGAAAAACTTGCATGTATTCCAGTGGAAGTGCACATTTCAAGCGAATTCGGTTATAACATTCCTTTGCTTTCTGAAAAACCGCTGTTCATCTTCATTTCCCAATCAGGGGAAACAGCTGACAGCAGACAAGTGCTTGTGAAAGTGAAAAAAATGGGCCATCCAACTTTGACGATTACAAACGTAGCAGGCTCTACTCTTTCCCGTGAAGCGGATTACACATTGCTTCTTCATGCTGGCCCTGAAATTGCAGTTGCGTCAACAAAAGCTTATATTGCACAGCTTGCAGTGCTTGCTATTGCCGCTTATGTTACTGGAAAAAGCAAAGGAAATCAGATTGATTTCGATTTAAAAACAGAACTTGCCATCGCTGCAAATGCAATTCAGTCTATTGTCGATTCTAAAGAGGAATTGCATAAAATCTCAAAAGAGTATTTAGAAACTACGCGAAATGCCTTCTTTATCGGACGCAATATCGATTATTATGTAAGTTTGGAAGGCGCTCTAAAACTAAAAGAAATTTCATATATCCAAGCGGAAGGTTTTGCCGGCGGGGAGTTGAAGCATGGAACAATTGCGTTGATTGAAAAAGGAACGCCTGTCTTTGCCCTTGTTACGCAAGAGCCAGTGGCATTAAACATCCGCGGCAACGTAAAAGAAGTGGTAACCCGTGGAGCCAATGCATGCGTGATTTCCATGGAAGGTCTAGATGAGCACGATGACCGCCTTGTCATTCCGAAAGTTCATCAATTGCTAACGCCGATGGTTTCTGTCGTGCCACTCCAATTTATTAGCTACTATGCAGCTCTTGACCGCGGCTGCGATGTCGACAAACCACGAAACTTAGCAAAATCCGTAACCGTAGAATAA
- a CDS encoding ATP:cob(I)alamin adenosyltransferase, with the protein MKKDLRYICYSYMKEKSCKVDYEVLSDALTVSIGMVIPYLTKEHEQIIKDDLIRLQQLTYHANGSVRGNLAITEEDVEWLSSRYDYYSGQVGEAMKHFVIPQGCLAALHLHRVRNDAKLVYRALYHVHKENPVSDLLFKFIGLLSNVAHAMALYVNKLNDVKEIPFDTKSYTLS; encoded by the coding sequence ATGAAAAAAGATTTACGTTATATTTGTTATAGCTATATGAAAGAAAAAAGCTGCAAAGTGGATTATGAAGTGCTTTCAGATGCTTTAACTGTCAGCATTGGCATGGTGATTCCCTATTTAACCAAAGAGCATGAACAAATTATAAAAGATGATCTTATTCGCCTGCAGCAATTAACGTATCACGCCAATGGTTCTGTTCGGGGCAACCTGGCTATCACGGAAGAAGATGTTGAATGGTTAAGCTCACGGTACGACTATTATAGCGGACAAGTGGGCGAAGCAATGAAACATTTCGTCATACCACAAGGATGTCTGGCAGCACTACATTTGCATCGTGTGAGAAATGATGCAAAGCTTGTTTACCGCGCCTTGTATCATGTACATAAAGAAAACCCGGTTAGCGATTTATTATTCAAATTTATCGGCCTTCTATCAAACGTTGCCCATGCTATGGCTCTTTACGTTAACAAGCTGAACGATGTGAAGGAAATTCCTTTTGATACTAAATCCTATACTTTATCTTAA
- a CDS encoding ABC transporter ATP-binding protein has product MNEAALEIQSLTFHRNARTIFNNLSFTVEKGKFIALIGPNGTGKSTLLKCLAGINRIDSGDIKIFNRSLRQLKPLEIAKRITYMPQTTTLETNFTVQQVVEMGRYPHKKRFSRWMKADQLAVKKALEQVGISHLKHRFVPSLSGGERQLVYLAKAIAQETDILLLDEPTSDLDIYYQVIVTDILHSLVQEGKTVIAAIHDINLATRICDQCIFLKNGKFVAYNAPSDALNTENIAKTFQVKSIIYQEPLTKKKQMMPVDVLT; this is encoded by the coding sequence ATGAATGAAGCGGCTCTTGAAATTCAATCTTTAACCTTTCATCGGAATGCCCGAACCATTTTTAATAACCTTTCCTTCACTGTTGAAAAAGGGAAGTTTATTGCCCTCATTGGACCGAATGGAACGGGAAAATCTACCTTATTAAAATGTTTGGCCGGCATTAATCGGATTGATAGCGGAGACATTAAAATTTTTAATCGGTCCCTTCGACAGCTGAAACCTTTGGAAATCGCCAAACGCATCACCTATATGCCCCAAACGACCACATTAGAAACGAATTTTACTGTGCAACAAGTGGTCGAAATGGGGCGTTATCCACACAAAAAACGGTTTTCCCGCTGGATGAAAGCCGATCAGCTGGCCGTCAAAAAAGCGTTGGAGCAAGTCGGCATCAGCCATTTGAAACATCGATTTGTCCCTTCTTTATCTGGAGGAGAACGGCAGCTTGTCTATTTAGCAAAAGCCATTGCTCAAGAAACAGATATTTTACTATTAGATGAACCGACTTCTGACTTAGATATTTACTATCAAGTCATTGTAACGGACATTCTTCATTCTCTCGTACAGGAAGGAAAAACGGTCATAGCAGCCATTCATGATATCAATTTAGCTACCCGCATTTGTGACCAATGTATTTTTTTAAAAAATGGAAAGTTTGTGGCTTATAATGCCCCTTCTGACGCGTTAAATACTGAAAATATTGCCAAAACATTTCAGGTGAAATCCATCATTTATCAAGAACCTTTAACGAAGAAAAAACAGATGATGCCTGTTGATGTATTAACATAG
- a CDS encoding FecCD family ABC transporter permease, with protein sequence MKQLKMPVFFIASFILFLFSIVIATSFGGVTIPFFETVQVFLAKLPFFYFETDSTFEQILLYIRLPRVIVASIVGASLAVCGVVMQSLFRNPMAEPGIIGISSGGSLGGVIAIYFGLSHISTFFVPVFGFLGALLTLLLVYIISTSNGKTSMLTLLLTGVAISSFISACSSLIITYASYGQLQQILYWLMGNLNGRDWDDVKLLILPFILCNILIFSYRKQLDILLLGEEEAKNLGIHVQRTRTILLISASLLTGVCVSLTGAIGFVGLIVPHMIRLLIGPTHRYLIPTSLIGGALFLTLADLIARLVIRPAEIQIGIITAFLGAPYFIFLILRQKKMEGLL encoded by the coding sequence ATGAAGCAACTGAAAATGCCCGTCTTTTTTATCGCCAGTTTTATATTATTTCTATTCAGTATCGTCATCGCCACGAGTTTCGGTGGCGTGACGATTCCCTTTTTTGAAACCGTTCAAGTTTTTTTGGCGAAACTTCCTTTTTTCTATTTTGAAACGGACTCTACCTTTGAACAGATTTTGCTTTATATTCGCTTGCCACGTGTCATTGTAGCAAGCATTGTTGGTGCCAGTTTAGCTGTGTGTGGGGTGGTCATGCAAAGCTTATTCCGCAATCCGATGGCAGAACCGGGCATCATTGGCATCTCATCAGGAGGCTCTTTAGGAGGAGTCATTGCTATTTATTTTGGATTATCCCATATCAGTACCTTTTTTGTTCCTGTCTTTGGTTTTTTAGGGGCTCTCCTCACTTTGCTTCTTGTCTATATCATTTCTACATCAAACGGCAAAACATCCATGTTAACTCTTCTTTTAACAGGGGTCGCCATCAGTTCGTTCATTTCCGCTTGCAGTTCTCTTATTATTACATACGCGAGCTACGGCCAATTGCAGCAAATTCTATACTGGCTTATGGGCAATTTAAATGGACGGGATTGGGATGATGTAAAGCTGTTAATCCTCCCTTTTATCCTTTGCAATATTCTCATATTCAGCTACCGCAAGCAGTTGGATATTTTATTGCTTGGGGAAGAGGAAGCGAAAAACTTGGGCATCCATGTGCAACGGACACGCACCATTTTATTAATTAGCGCTTCTTTATTAACAGGGGTTTGCGTCTCTTTGACTGGCGCCATTGGATTTGTCGGCTTAATTGTTCCTCATATGATTCGCTTGTTGATTGGGCCAACCCATCGTTATTTGATACCAACCAGTCTGATAGGTGGTGCATTATTTTTAACATTGGCTGACTTAATCGCGCGCCTCGTTATTCGCCCAGCTGAAATTCAAATTGGGATCATTACTGCATTCTTAGGCGCTCCATATTTTATTTTCTTAATATTGCGCCAGAAAAAAATGGAGGGACTTTTATGA
- a CDS encoding ABC transporter substrate-binding protein, which yields MNQFTKLLLPILLLLFLTACNTDTANNDDENSTNQPSEQAKQSAYPLTVTDGRGKEITISEKPKRIVSTALAVDELLVDLVPSENLVGVTAISSDPAISNVAGKTDSIETKFETVTAEQILALKPDLVIIPSYVNPDVLNQLENAGITTFQVIDDTSFEGILKTVETLGKIVGEQEKANNLISDIQKRIDALKEKADKKENKPRVLYYTEYSSSVTDNTTIGEMIKLAGGINVVSEAGIVGESYPDYPEISKEVLVQLKPDVIFTTAWGSTTNNGEPAFVTEWKKDPALKDVPAIKNNKIYVLDSANVTTASHYVIEGAEEMAAILSKE from the coding sequence ATGAATCAATTCACCAAATTGCTACTACCCATATTGCTTTTATTATTTTTAACAGCTTGTAATACCGATACTGCCAATAATGATGATGAAAATTCGACAAATCAACCATCCGAACAAGCTAAACAATCGGCTTATCCGCTGACGGTGACAGATGGCCGTGGTAAGGAAATTACCATTTCGGAAAAACCGAAACGTATTGTTTCGACTGCTTTAGCTGTCGATGAATTGCTGGTGGATTTAGTACCTTCTGAAAATCTTGTAGGCGTCACAGCGATTTCTAGTGATCCAGCGATTTCCAATGTTGCAGGCAAAACCGATTCAATTGAAACGAAATTTGAAACCGTAACAGCCGAGCAAATTTTAGCATTAAAGCCAGATTTAGTGATTATTCCTTCTTACGTTAATCCAGATGTATTGAATCAATTAGAAAATGCCGGAATTACAACATTCCAAGTCATCGATGACACTTCCTTTGAAGGTATTTTAAAAACCGTTGAAACGCTGGGGAAAATTGTCGGAGAACAAGAAAAAGCGAATAACTTAATCTCGGATATTCAAAAACGAATCGATGCATTAAAAGAAAAAGCGGACAAAAAAGAAAATAAACCCCGCGTTCTTTATTACACGGAATACTCCTCCAGTGTGACAGACAATACCACAATCGGTGAAATGATTAAATTAGCCGGCGGAATTAATGTTGTATCGGAAGCGGGGATTGTAGGCGAATCCTACCCTGACTACCCGGAAATTTCAAAAGAGGTATTGGTTCAATTAAAACCAGATGTGATTTTTACAACTGCCTGGGGGTCTACTACAAACAATGGGGAGCCGGCTTTCGTAACAGAATGGAAAAAAGACCCTGCACTAAAAGACGTGCCAGCTATTAAAAACAATAAGATTTATGTGCTAGACAGCGCCAATGTAACCACTGCCTCCCACTATGTAATCGAAGGAGCAGAAGAAATGGCTGCGATTTTATCTAAGGAGTAA